The following is a genomic window from Desulfobacterales bacterium.
GATTTCTGGCGGCAAGAAAAAAGTGCCCAGGTAGAGAAACAGATATTAAGCAGCTATCAAAGAAAAATCGGTACGCTGCCGGCAGTGCACAGTATCGCTGATGATTTCCTGGGTGACAGTTATTACCCCGGCAGTGTTCTAGATGCGGCCATCGAGATGGGGGTTTATCCAATGATGCGCTACAGCCCGCGTGCAGACTGGATGGCCATTAGCAAAGGCCGTTACGATCATCATCTTCAACGCTTTTCACAGCAGGTCAGCCAGACGGCATTACCCGCCTTTTTCACACCCTTTCCGGGAGCCGGCCATTATGACAAGGATCATCCCTGGAAAAATTGGGATCCGCAGTACTTTATCCCTGCCTGGGACCGCATGTTTAATATTTTTGAGCAGGAAGGGGCGAACCGCTATCTTGTCTGGGGGCTTCATTTAACCAATAGATTATCCGGTTCTTGGAAGATGAGGCCCTATTACCAGGTGCCGCCCGAGCAGGTCGACTGGGTCGGTGTTTCCATCTGGAACCAGAGTTTCAAAAAAAGCGAACATTTTGAGGATCTGTTAGGTGATGATTACAATGAATTAACGACCCTCTATCGGACAAAACCCTTTGCGATCTGGGAATTGGGAGATCGCCACCGGGGTACGGATTGGTTTTATCGATATTCCAGTAAATGGTTTGAACGCACCTTTGCTGCCATTGAAAATTTACCGAGTTGCAAATTGGTCGTCTTTTATGATTTTCGTTGGCTTGAACTGGGCGTGGAAAATCAGCTGTTTAAAAAAAGAAACATCGAAATGATCAAAAATGTCGGTTCTAGGGGCTATTATCTAACAGGCGATAAAAATACATCAGAGTAATACCATAAAAAATCATCTTTTTCTCAGAGCACCGATTCGAAAATCAGCAAATTGCACAATTAAAAGGGGCTAAAGGCAAGTGAGCCCCTTTTTATGGTCTTGTAAGCACATGGGGTCTCATGGTTTGCGGGGGTTTTTTTCAATCGTTTGGGTTTCATCGGTTGGGAACGGCTTGAGGTTCGTTTTGGGAAGCGGCTGCATATCGCTGATGGGCACGCAGGATTCATATTCATCATTGCTTTTGGGGGTACAGCACAGCCAACGGTATTGGCTTAAGTCCCAAATAATCTCGGCAGCGGGCAGACGGGCACATGCCGCTTCTGTGACGCTTTCAGCCGGATCGCTGCTGCCAGTCGTTGGCATCCCCAGCAATAGTAGGCCACATATCAAACTGGTTAAATATTTTTCTAATAAAGTCATTCCCTTAACGATAAACGTTGACAGGCGGTGCCGGCGATTGGAAAAATAATGTTGATTGGGACATATTAAGCCCGCACTAAATCTAACATTAAATCAACGTTAATGAAAGCGTCTAGCAAAGATGGGACAGATCTGCTTAGCTCCGATGAGAGAAAAATGGATTGGGTCATCCACTCGGTCTTTGAAGCCAGAGATTGCGGCACGCATCGGCAATATCCTTTTTGCCGATCAGTTGGTGCAGGTGCTGATTGAATTTATGCAGGAATTTCGGCGTCATTCCGCCGCGGGTATGGTTGCGAATAAAATGTTTCAACTGATTTCGCTGACTGGACACCAAATCAATGAATTGAACAGCATAAATGTGTTGAAATGAACCGGCGGTGCTGTGTGGAAAGTTCCGCTGGGGCAAAATGAGCTGATACGGCAATTTATCCATGTAGAAATGACAATCATCTGTTAAAATCTCTAATTTCGACGCATCGCTGAATCCATCCGCATGCATATTGATGGCATTCACACAGACCGCCAGCCCTCCAAGGCTAATATCAATAATGGGTATCAGCTTCGTGGGTTCGGATTTGAAAACCGCATAAGCGTTATCCTGCACCTGATAGCGCGGATTCTTTCTTCTGTCATTTGCCATTTTATATGTTGCTCGCAGAATTGATTGCGTTAGGCTTTTGAACCTGAATATGTGTACCACAATGTAGGATGTCAATAATCCCCAACCATCACCTGGGACGATTAAAAAAGCCTGTACATCAATTCAATCACACATAGCGCAAAAGGCTTGTCTGGTGGGCGCGCTTGAAACGGTCGTAAAAGCAACAAAGCGGATAAAGCACCGCTAAAACGGCCAGCGTCGCCAGACCGGTTTCGAGCAGCCCGCCGGCCCGGTATAAATTCAGTGCCCAGGCCGCCCCTGCCAATAAATGAACATGCAGAATGTAAAATAAAAGCGGTGTGCGGCCGAACACCTGCAGCGGATTGGCCGCTGATGGTTTTTTATTCCTATACACAGCAAACAGAAAAGCCAACATCAGGAACATGAGGCCTAATTCAAGGGAGGCAAAGGAAAGGCTGGGCGGGTATTTGCTTACATGCAGCCACTGCGGTATGGAATGGTCATAGCGGTACAACAGCATGTTGCCGTATTGATTGAAGCCGCGAACGATAACAAACAGGATGAGGGAAATGAGGCCGGCCTTTGCGAAAAAATGAATCGGGTTAACACCCTTTTCTCCGAACAGATATCGTCCGCAGACCCAGCCCAGCAGCATGTAAGCCAGCCAGGGCAATAGCGGATAAAGAACATAGATGCCTTTTGTCACTGCCCCGCCGGTAATGAGAAAGGCGGCAATCAGATCCAGTATTTGATCGTTACCGGCCCACCGCGTCAGCCCTGCAAACCCTTCACCCAGAAAACAAAGTCCCAACCCCACAACCAGCAGGCTGCGCAGACCCATCCTGCGCAAGGGCACCATCAAACAAAAACTGCCCCCAATGGCATAGAGCACCTGCAGGGTGATATTTCCGCCAAAACCAAAGCTCATCCAGAGCGGGTCCAACAGCAAGATGAAAATTCCGCGTTTGATCATATCGCCGTCAATGGCGTGCTCTGCATCACCGCGGGCCTGTCGTCTGGCAACACTCAGTGCCAACACAAAACCGGCCAGAAACAAAAATGCGGGTGCACAGATATGCGTCACCCAGCGGACAAAAAACTGAATTGTCGGGATCTGCGTGCCGGCCGAATACCACAGGTAGGAATCTTGAGTATAGCGCCCGGCGTTGAAGGCATGCGACGCGTGGTCCATCGCCATGAGCACCATGACAAAGCCGCGCATGATATCGATGGCCGCAATACGAGAGCCAGGGTAAGCTGTTGGTGTTAGGTTCAAAGATTCAGTCATTCACTTTTTTCAGAAATATATCCGGCATTTTGCAGGTAGTTTTGTATTTCGCGTTCACGAGGATCTTCGGTGAGCAACGGGCTCAACCCATTATTTACATATAAATAAACTAGAGCCATTTAACGAACTGTAAAGGGTAAGGAATTATTCTCTGAGAATGCAGAGAATTAAATTTTTTTGGCATGATAATGGCATATTAATTTTAGGCCTGCGAAAACGACCTTGGGATCAAAATTGGCGTTTTGCGATGCAAAATACCAATTTTAACATTATTTATTGTTATATTAATATGTTGTAAATTTTCTCAAAAAGCGAAGCCATGCGGAAATTTGCAAAAAAAGACTAAAGTATGTAAAGTTTTTACCGATAATATAATTAAATCGTAATTTATTTGACACGCAGAAGCCAGTGAATTAGAATTATTGTTAATAATGAAGGTTGTGCGGTCAGAAAGATTGGCAACCCGTTAAAGTTTGAGGAGACTGCCATAAAATGGAAATTACCCCCAAAGACTCTGTTAACATTGAATCGTATGTGAATCAGGTACAGGATAAGGATAAGGTCGACGCCGCATCGGAGCAGCAGCAACAACAGCAAACCAAGGCAGATACGGTCGCGCTTTCAAACGCGGCTAAAGATATCCAGGAGGCCCAGAAACAGTTGGAAGCGATACCGGATGTCCGAGAGGACAAAGTTGCTCAGCTTAAAGAACAAATCGAAAATGGGACCTACGAGATTGATGAAGAAAAAATAGCCGATAAAATGCTAAAAGATGTGCTGTTTAACGATTTGGCTTGATCGTTCTCTTTCCCGAACGGCACATTTTTAACTGATAAAAAAGGCGATTACAGGAACATCCTGAATCGCCTTTTTTGTTTCCATAACTGAATGGTGCATTAAAACCAATGCGCCATTCAGTTATAGATTAAGTTAGCCCCTTTATCAGTAAGCTTAAGATTCAGGCTCGAGCCTCTGACATTTTTGACAAGCCCTCTTGAAATCAAATCCTTGACCGCATTTTGATAGAGTTGCTTTTCGTCCCAATTTAAATGCTGGAAATAATTCGATTCCAAAAATTCAGGCGGTAAAACATCTTTGCCTTCATTTTGTAACGATCGAAACATATTCAATATATCTTTTTTGATATCCTTTTTATCTTTTGCCATATCTGTCTCCGATTTATCCAGAATGGTTGATCTAAATCCATGAAAACATAATGATTTATTTTAGTGGTTGAAGCGCCCTTTTCCTTACAAACGTTTTTAGAGGGAATAATGATATTAAACGCAATTAAGAGACATTTATTCGGCGGAAGGTTTCAAAAATATTTGATTGGCTTTTAGAATTGTTTCGTAAAAGGGAAAGAAGGTGTAACAAATTGAATTTGATACAAATACGCAACTCCGGGTACTTATTTGATCAAGGATCGATACAATTTAAGCAGAATGCGTATAATCCGGCCGGATCGTCGTCCAGCAAAAGATGACCGATTTCGTTATCAACCACCCTCTCATATAATTTTTGTACTGGATGATCTGTCGACTGGGTAAAATTGAATACGGTCAAAATGAACCGATTAAGCTTTTTGATCAGCTGCTCCCTGGTTGTTAACGGTTGTGTGATGTAAGTAATGCCATAATCTTTTAAATCTGCCTGTGCAGCAGCCGCCTGAATGGTATCCTGCAAGTTGCCCAGTTGATCGACCAGTCCCAGATCTTTGGCCGTCGTTCCGGCCCAGACACGACCCTGGGCAATTTTCTCGACCGCCTCGAGTTCCATATTGCGGCCTTCGGCAACCCGCTGGATGAAACGCCGATAGCCCTGTTCGATCATCTGGTTCATTGATTGGGCGATCAGATCATTGAGCGGTCGGCTGGGAATAAATGCATCTGATAGTTGGGTCGTACCAACACCATCGCTGGTAATGCCGAGGGATTTGAGACTCTTTTCAAACGTAGGGAAGGCGCCGAATATCCCGATCGATCCGGTAATGGTCGTTGGTGTGGCCCAGATTTGATCGGCCTGGGCAGCAATCCAATATCCACCCGAAGCGGCCACCGATCCCATGGACACAAAAACGGGTTTGCCGCTGTCGCGGGTAAGCTGGATTTCCCTGCTGATAACTTCAGAGGCGGTCGCACTGCCGCCGCCACTATCCACCCGTAACACCACTGCCTTTATCTGGTCATCATTACGCGCCCGGATCAGCAAATCCGCGATGGTGTCACCGCCAATTCGGCCGGTCGGCTGTTCACCATCCAGGATGATGCCACTGGCCACAACAATGCCGACTTTGTCTTTGATCGGGTGGTCTTGCGTCAGCACAGGGCGAACGTGGCTAAAATACTCATCAAATGAGATCTGTTTAAAGGTCAGTCCGTCTTGATCCCGACCGACGATGTCGATAAGCTCCTCGCGCAGCTGGTCACGGGTTATCAACTCATCCACCAGACCAAGATTTAAAGCTGCTGCGGCAGCATCGCCACCGGCTTTTGCCAGATGAGCGGGATAATTATTGATAAAGACGTCAATATTTTGTGGTTCTAGCCCCCGCTGTTCGGCAACAACACGTTTGTAATCGTTCCAGAGGATGTCGAGCCACGCCAGGTTGGCCTCTTTGGCATAATCAGACATGTCATCGCGTAAAAAAGGCTCCAGGGCTGTTTTATAAGTACCAACACGAAAGGCATGAAACTGTATTTTAAGCTTTTCCAGCGCCGACTTGAAGTACATACGATAAAGACCAAAGCCTTGCAAAAAAACTGAGCCCATCGGGTTCAAATAAAGTCGGTCCGCATGGGTTGCCAGAAGGTACTGTTGCTGATTGAAGAAATCACCAAAAGCATAAATTTGCTTGCCGCCACTTTTAAAGCGCTCGAGAGCGGCCCCAATGTCTTGCAGCTTGCTAATGCCGGAACCGGCCATTTTCCTTAGATCCAGCACCATCACCGCTATGCGGTCATCATCTTTTGCATAATCGATTACATCGATAATGTCCTTCAAGAGCGTCTCTTTTTTTGCAGCTTCACCAAATAAGACACTGGACATCACAGTTTCAGTTTTTTGTTCAACGATATCGCCTTCCGGGGTTAAGATCAAAGCAGCGCCATCGGGCACTTCTTCTCCGCCATCGAAGAAGAATATGGCAATTAAAATGATGATCAGCAAAAGAAATAGCATATTGCCGACAAAGCGGCGCAGAACCGAGACACCGTTCCAGAAGGAACCTAAAATTCGACGGATAATTCCGGGTGGTTTTTTCATGTGCTTAAAAACCTCTGAGGGTATTGAATATAGTTTAACATAAGCGTGAGAAACCCTGCTCGCCACTAAGGCAGAAAGGGATATGAGTCCGAATGATTGAATGCTGTTCTTCGTGTTTTTCAGTTAAAACTCTTTTTATATTATAAGTCAATTTGAAAGTATTGCATAACAATAACCCATATTTTGCTTCAAAATAGTCGCGGTTTTGCTTTGATACGGATGCGGGCAAAATAATAGGGCGACGCTATGGTCGCCCTACATTTATTTACCCATCAACGCGCTGATCGCGTTACGGGAAAGACGTTTAATGAACCGTAATTTGTTTGGGCTTTTTTTCCTCGGGTTTTGGAATTTCAACTTTTAAGACACCGTCTTTAAAGTCCGCCTTAATTTGATCTGAATCCACATCGGCCGGTAGATTAAAAGTCCGTTTGAAAGTGCCGTAGACTCTTTCGCGACGATAATAATTCTCTTCCTTAACCTCATTGTCATGGTTGCGCTCGCCGCTGAGGGTTAAAACCCGATCTTCGATATCAACCGATATATCCTTTTTATCCATACCGGGTAGTTCGGCTTTGATGACAATGGTTTCGCCATCATCGAACATATCCACTGCCGGATACCAGGACCCCATGCGCAGTTCATCATTTTCGCTGTCGCTTCTGAAAAACGGTTCGTTAAATAAGTGGTTTACGCGATGCTGTAAAGTTGACATCTCTCTCCAAGGGTTCCATCTGACTAAGCTCATCATTTTAATACCTCCTAAGGTTGGATTGGATTATTATCTAAGCTATTTCTGACAAATAAAATAAATATAAAATTATTTTTGTCAAGAAAATATATTTATTTTTATATTGCATTACTAAAAAAATGTATTAATATGTAGTAATGAATCGTGCCAATGATTTCAAAGCAGATTTAGGAGGTGGTGAAAAATGGAACATAATAATGAAATGACAGCGAAAAATCAGATGTCTTTGCCGCATCCAACTGCTTTTGATCTAAGAGGCCGCCAATCGGTCAGGGTGACATTCAAATTATCTACTATGGCCATTGAAGCCCTCAGCATTGTATCAGCACACTTGGGTATCAAACAGAAATCGATTTTCGATCATTTAATGGAAGATGCGCGGTCATTGATACGCATTGCACGGGAGATTGACCGATTATCGCTGGTGGATCTGGAGCGCGTTCAAAAAACCTTTGTTATTAGTCGTAGTACGTTGACATCTTTAGAAAAAACAGCGGAAAAATTTAACGCGCCCAGAGATGCCTTAGTGGAACTGTCCATTCAGCGGTTGTTGCCGATTATTTCAAAGGAACGTCAAAGACATACGATCCGCAAACAAATATTAAATGATATCAATGCTTTTTTAAATGAAGGTCTTGAATTGCTGGCAGAATTTGAAAAAGATCTCGGCA
Proteins encoded in this region:
- a CDS encoding Hsp20/alpha crystallin family protein; its protein translation is MMSLVRWNPWREMSTLQHRVNHLFNEPFFRSDSENDELRMGSWYPAVDMFDDGETIVIKAELPGMDKKDISVDIEDRVLTLSGERNHDNEVKEENYYRRERVYGTFKRTFNLPADVDSDQIKADFKDGVLKVEIPKPEEKKPKQITVH
- the flgM gene encoding flagellar biosynthesis anti-sigma factor FlgM; the protein is MEITPKDSVNIESYVNQVQDKDKVDAASEQQQQQQTKADTVALSNAAKDIQEAQKQLEAIPDVREDKVAQLKEQIENGTYEIDEEKIADKMLKDVLFNDLA
- a CDS encoding heparan-alpha-glucosaminide N-acetyltransferase domain-containing protein is translated as MTESLNLTPTAYPGSRIAAIDIMRGFVMVLMAMDHASHAFNAGRYTQDSYLWYSAGTQIPTIQFFVRWVTHICAPAFLFLAGFVLALSVARRQARGDAEHAIDGDMIKRGIFILLLDPLWMSFGFGGNITLQVLYAIGGSFCLMVPLRRMGLRSLLVVGLGLCFLGEGFAGLTRWAGNDQILDLIAAFLITGGAVTKGIYVLYPLLPWLAYMLLGWVCGRYLFGEKGVNPIHFFAKAGLISLILFVIVRGFNQYGNMLLYRYDHSIPQWLHVSKYPPSLSFASLELGLMFLMLAFLFAVYRNKKPSAANPLQVFGRTPLLFYILHVHLLAGAAWALNLYRAGGLLETGLATLAVLAVLYPLCCFYDRFKRAHQTSLLRYV
- the sppA gene encoding signal peptide peptidase SppA, producing the protein MKKPPGIIRRILGSFWNGVSVLRRFVGNMLFLLLIIILIAIFFFDGGEEVPDGAALILTPEGDIVEQKTETVMSSVLFGEAAKKETLLKDIIDVIDYAKDDDRIAVMVLDLRKMAGSGISKLQDIGAALERFKSGGKQIYAFGDFFNQQQYLLATHADRLYLNPMGSVFLQGFGLYRMYFKSALEKLKIQFHAFRVGTYKTALEPFLRDDMSDYAKEANLAWLDILWNDYKRVVAEQRGLEPQNIDVFINNYPAHLAKAGGDAAAAALNLGLVDELITRDQLREELIDIVGRDQDGLTFKQISFDEYFSHVRPVLTQDHPIKDKVGIVVASGIILDGEQPTGRIGGDTIADLLIRARNDDQIKAVVLRVDSGGGSATASEVISREIQLTRDSGKPVFVSMGSVAASGGYWIAAQADQIWATPTTITGSIGIFGAFPTFEKSLKSLGITSDGVGTTQLSDAFIPSRPLNDLIAQSMNQMIEQGYRRFIQRVAEGRNMELEAVEKIAQGRVWAGTTAKDLGLVDQLGNLQDTIQAAAAQADLKDYGITYITQPLTTREQLIKKLNRFILTVFNFTQSTDHPVQKLYERVVDNEIGHLLLDDDPAGLYAFCLNCIDP
- a CDS encoding PilZ domain-containing protein, which encodes MANDRRKNPRYQVQDNAYAVFKSEPTKLIPIIDISLGGLAVCVNAINMHADGFSDASKLEILTDDCHFYMDKLPYQLILPQRNFPHSTAGSFQHIYAVQFIDLVSSQRNQLKHFIRNHTRGGMTPKFLHKFNQHLHQLIGKKDIADACRNLWLQRPSG